The Micavibrio sp. TMED2 genome has a window encoding:
- a CDS encoding two-component system response regulator (chemotaxis regulator that, when phosphorylated, interacts with the flagellar motor causing the flagella to spin clockwise which causes the cell to tumble) — MAVDLNMPILVVDDYKTMLRIIGNLLKQIGFQQIDEATDGATALAKLRDKDYGLIISDWNMEPMTGLQLLKEVRADNRLSKTPFIMITAESKTENVVAAKAAGVTNYIVKPFNAETLKQKIGAVFGSF; from the coding sequence ATGGCCGTTGACTTGAATATGCCAATTCTGGTGGTCGACGATTACAAGACAATGTTGCGTATTATTGGCAACCTGCTGAAACAGATCGGTTTTCAGCAGATTGACGAGGCAACCGACGGCGCAACGGCTTTGGCCAAGTTGCGCGACAAGGATTATGGGCTGATCATTTCCGACTGGAACATGGAGCCAATGACCGGTCTGCAGCTGCTGAAAGAAGTGCGCGCCGACAATCGCCTGTCAAAAACGCCGTTCATTATGATTACGGCTGAAAGTAAAACCGAGAACGTTGTCGCCGCAAAAGCTGCAGGCGTAACCAACTATATCGTCAAGCCTTTCAATGCCGAAACGCTGAAACAGAAAATCGGCGCTGTTTTCGGTAGTTTTTAA